One genomic region from Candidatus Zixiibacteriota bacterium encodes:
- a CDS encoding flippase, whose translation MTTSKKILRNFSFLLGADLITKALGFISVIYLARVLTVEGFGKIEFAQAIIIYFVLLVNQGLDLWGVREIAKGQEKIKEIVNNVLSIRFFLSLLAYGLLVIFVLLINKPWDIKQLILIYGLSIFTFSFTLNWFFQGIERMEFIALGQLMNQLLYVGGIFIVVKNSSYVFQVPLIKVIAAFFSLCLLALLFFKLNGSFKLSLNPSAWKEIFKQSLPMGFSLVVIQIYYNLDTIMLGFMKGVTVVGWYNAAYKIVLVFVGFASLFGTAVFPVLSRCYKESLDQFRKFVLQFSRLTIFFGLPIAVGGTILSDQIIRFVYGSAYQSSILPLQILIWSVFTVYFNCSFAFCLLASDRQKEYMYSVLIGAVVNLTLNLILIPKYSMLGASIATIVCEVVTLGLILFYSGRIVKSIPWIDLLKVLGSSSLMGLVLYSLSGNLLIKVFIGMAVYLGAMIILRGIHREDVIWLKQIIRAPHE comes from the coding sequence TTGACTACTTCTAAAAAAATTCTAAGAAATTTTTCTTTTTTACTAGGTGCGGATCTTATCACTAAAGCTTTAGGCTTTATAAGTGTCATATATTTAGCGCGGGTACTGACTGTAGAAGGTTTTGGAAAGATAGAATTTGCTCAAGCCATAATCATATATTTTGTTTTACTAGTAAATCAAGGTCTGGATCTATGGGGTGTTCGGGAAATTGCAAAAGGGCAAGAGAAAATTAAGGAAATAGTCAACAATGTGCTTAGCATAAGATTTTTTTTATCTCTTCTGGCTTATGGATTACTGGTTATCTTCGTTTTACTTATAAATAAACCCTGGGACATTAAACAGCTCATCCTTATATATGGGTTAAGTATTTTCACCTTTTCATTTACCCTTAATTGGTTTTTTCAAGGTATTGAGCGAATGGAATTTATAGCCTTGGGACAGCTGATGAATCAACTGCTTTATGTTGGAGGCATTTTTATAGTTGTGAAAAATAGCTCTTATGTCTTCCAAGTTCCACTGATAAAAGTTATCGCAGCTTTTTTCTCTTTATGCCTTTTGGCTCTTTTATTTTTCAAGCTCAATGGATCATTTAAACTGAGTTTGAATCCTTCAGCCTGGAAAGAAATCTTCAAACAATCACTGCCTATGGGGTTTTCCTTAGTAGTGATCCAGATATATTATAATTTAGATACCATTATGCTGGGTTTTATGAAGGGGGTAACGGTGGTAGGTTGGTATAATGCAGCTTATAAGATAGTTCTGGTATTTGTCGGTTTCGCTTCTCTGTTTGGAACCGCGGTATTCCCAGTACTTTCGAGATGCTATAAGGAGTCTTTAGACCAGTTTCGGAAATTTGTGCTTCAATTTTCACGACTGACTATTTTTTTTGGACTTCCTATTGCTGTAGGTGGAACGATCTTGAGTGACCAAATCATTCGATTTGTTTACGGGTCAGCTTATCAGTCTAGCATACTGCCGCTTCAAATCTTAATCTGGAGCGTTTTTACGGTTTATTTCAATTGCTCCTTTGCATTTTGTTTGCTGGCAAGCGATAGACAGAAAGAATATATGTACAGCGTTTTAATTGGCGCTGTGGTCAATTTAACCTTAAACCTAATACTTATACCAAAATATAGTATGTTGGGCGCAAGCATTGCAACCATAGTATGTGAGGTAGTCACTCTGGGATTAATTCTCTTTTATTCAGGAAGAATAGTGAAATCCATTCCCTGGATCGATCTTTTAAAAGTACTTGGTTCTTCCTCTCTTATGGGTCTGGTTCTATATTCTCTTTCTGGGAACCTTCTAATTAAAGTGTTCATAGGAATGGCTGTTTATTTAGGAGCCATGATCATTCTTCGAGGGATTCATAGAGAAGATGTTATATGGCTAAAGCAAATCATAAGGGCTCCGCATGAATAA
- a CDS encoding class I SAM-dependent methyltransferase encodes MNKEDIYKEKNNNYYGLIRHDLIQMIEGNGNKILDVGCGEGFTGSELKRTGKAKEVIGVEIFEPAALKAKERLDKVIVGDIQVISLPYPDRYFDYIIFGDVLEHLSDPWGTLRKLKRYLSSSGFVIASIPNITYWEILKDMIFLDKWEYVDAGILDRTHLRFFTRKSLIDLFQGSGLEIKELIHHIPPRFINKIGNLMTLGGLKRFFTAGYFIKTRIK; translated from the coding sequence ATGAATAAAGAGGATATCTATAAAGAAAAAAACAATAACTATTATGGTCTTATAAGACATGACTTGATCCAAATGATTGAGGGTAATGGCAATAAGATTTTGGATGTTGGGTGTGGGGAGGGTTTTACCGGTTCCGAGTTGAAGAGGACTGGTAAGGCTAAAGAGGTCATAGGAGTAGAGATATTTGAACCTGCAGCCTTAAAGGCTAAAGAAAGATTAGATAAGGTCATAGTTGGAGACATTCAGGTGATATCTCTTCCCTATCCCGATAGGTATTTTGATTATATAATATTTGGCGATGTGCTTGAGCATCTTTCTGACCCATGGGGTACCTTGAGAAAACTGAAGAGATACCTATCCTCTTCTGGTTTTGTGATTGCCAGCATACCTAATATAACTTACTGGGAGATATTAAAAGATATGATCTTTTTAGATAAGTGGGAGTACGTGGATGCAGGGATTCTGGACAGAACTCATCTAAGGTTTTTCACCAGAAAAAGTTTGATTGATTTATTTCAAGGGTCTGGTTTGGAGATTAAAGAGTTGATACATCATATCCCTCCTAGATTCATAAACAAGATAGGAAATCTTATGACCCTGGGTGGTCTTAAAAGGTTTTTCACTGCCGGCTATTTTATTAAAACGAGAATAAAATGA